Genomic segment of Streptomyces sp. NBC_01210:
TGGCTGCACCGCTACGGATTCACGCCGACCGTCGTCGAGCGCGCACCGGAGCTCCGCCCCGGCGGCTACAAGGTCGACCTGCGCGGCGTCTCCATCGACGTCTGCGAGCGGATGGGCATCCTCGACGACGTACGCCGCGCCTCCACCGATATGCAGGGCGGCTCGTACGTCGACAACGTCGGCGCCACCATCGCCGAGATGCCGGCCGACTTCTTCGGCGGCCGGGTGGACGGCGACGACGAGGTCATGCGCGGCGACCTCGCGCAGATCCTCCACGAGCGCACCCGCGACGACATCGAGTACATCTTCGGCGACTCCATCGCCACGCTCACCGAGGACGCGGACGGCGTCGACGTCACCTTCGAGCAGGGCGAGCCGCGCCGCTTCGATCTGGTGGTGGGCGCGGACGGGCTGCACTCACACACCCGCCGGCTGGTCTTCGGCGACGAAAAGCAGTTCAAGCGGCACCTGGGCGCGTACATCTCCATCTTCACCGCACCCAACGACCTGGACCTGGACCGCTGGGAGACGTACCACGCGCTGCCCAACAAGCTGGTGTGCGCCTACAGTTCGGGCGGGGAGACCACCGCCAAGAACATGTTCGTCTTCGGCGCGCCGGAACTCTCCTACGACTACCGGGACATGGCACAGCAGAAGAAGATCCTCGCCGACGTCTTCACGGGCGACGGCTGGGAAATCCCGAAGATGCTGGACAACGCCGCGGCCGCCGACGACTTCTACTTCGACTCCATGAGTCTGATCGAGATGGACAGTTGGTCGAAGGGGCGCATCGTGCTGCTGGGGGACGCGGCCCACTGCGCCTCCCCGGCCTCGGGCCAGGGCACCGGCCTCGCCCTGATCGGTGCGTACATCCTGGCGGGCGAACTGGCCGCGGCGAACGGTGACCACTCGGTGGCATACGAGCGCTACGAGAGCCTGATGCGGCCCGGCGTCGAGGTGAACCAGAAGTTCGCGGAGGGCTTCGCCAAGGAGATAACGGTCTCCTCAAAGCGCAAGATCCAGCTGCGGATGGCGCTGGTGCGGATGCTGCCGTACATGCCCTGGAAGAACCTGATCGCGAAGAAGATCACCGAGGATGTACAGAAGGCGGCCTTCGCCGTCCCGGTCAAGGACCACAAGGAGTACAGCGTGTTCGAGGGCTGACGCCGACCACTACTCGTCGGGCGGGAGCAGCCGCTCGACCAGGGCCGTGATGAGATCGCCCGCCTGCTCCTCGGGGAACACGTCGGGCAGCGTGAGGCGCTCCACCACCAGCCAGTTCGCCGCGAGATAGATCATCCTGACCGCGTCGGCGTCTCCGGGCAGACCGGAGGCCAGATGGTTGGCGACATTCGCCTCGACGTCCTCGCTGACGCGTGCGGTGAGCACGGCGCGCAGCTCGGGGCGGCGGGTGGCTTCCAGCCGCAGTTCGAGGAGAGCGAGGTAGCCCGTGCTGTACGCCGAGACGCGCTCCACCACTTCGCGCACCAGCTCCGCGGTCCGCGCGCGGGTGGCCGGGCCGGTGAACATGGCCTCCATCGTGGCGTCGTCCGGGCGCAGGCACTCATAGATCCGCCCCCCGGCCTGGGTGAGCAGGTCGTCGCGGTTGGCGAAGTAGTTGGACGCGGTGCCCTTGGGGACGTCCGCCTCGGCGTCGACGGCCCGGAAGGTGAGGCCGCGGGCGCCCTCGCGGGCGAGCACTTCGATGGCCGCGTCCACCAGCGCCGCGCGCCGGGCCAGGTTCTGCCTCATCTGCGTCCTCTCGATCACCCCGACCGATACCACTCCGAGTGTAGTACTTTGCCCTTATGGACAACGATCGGCAGGAAACCTTCCGCGAGCTCCTGCACGCACAGCGGGTCTGGGACACCACGCTGCCCGCGTTCGACCCGGCTTCCGCGCCCCACGCCCCGCTGCCGCTCTTCCACCGTTGGTTCGCCGAGGCCGTGGCCGCGGGCCAGAACGAGCCGCACACCATGACCCTGGCCACCGTGGACGAGCAGGGGCGTCCCGACGTACGCACGCTGATGCTGCACGGCGCCGACGAGCGCGGCTGGCACTTCGCCTCGCACGCCACCAGCGCGAAGGGCCGGCAGCTCGCCGCGCACCCGGAGGCCGCGCTGGGCTTCTACTGGGCGGCGCAGGGCCGCCAGATCCGGATCCGGGGCCGCGTGACGGCGGGCGCCTCCGCGGAGGGCCAGGCCGATCTGCACGCCCGCTCGACGGGTGCGCTGGCCGCCGCGCTCACCGGGCGGCAGAGCGAAGTCCTCGGCTCGCAGGACGAGTTGGCGGCGGCGTCACAGGCGGCGTGGGAGCGGGCCGGGGCGGAGCCGGACGCGCCCGTGCCGACCTGGACGCTGTATGTGCTCCAGCCGTACGAGGTGGAGTTCTTCCAGGGCGACGAACGGCGGCGGCACGTACGGCTGCGCTACCGCCGCGAGGAGAGCGGCTGGGCGAGGGAGCTGCTCTGGCCGTGATCACCGTCTCCTTGCCGGACGGAAGACGGGCACCGCCACCTCACCGTCCTCCCGGCGAAAGGTGACCTCCAGCTCCATGCCGATGCTCAGCCCGCCCTCCGGGCACTCCACGATCTCGGCCATCATCCGCGGGCCTTCGGCGAGATCGACGACCGCGGCGGTGTACGGGACGCGGCCACCGAAGGGCGGCAGGTCATTGCGGTGCACAACAGACCAGGTGTAGAGCGTGGCGCGGCCGCTCGCGCCCTCCCACCCGACGTCCTCGCTCCAGCAGTGCGGGCAGAACTCGCGCGGATAGTGGTGCGCCTTCGCGCAGGCGCGGCAGTGACGGATCAGCAGCCGGCCATCGGCTGCGGCGTCCCAGAAGGGGCGGGTGAAGTCGTCGACTTCAGGCGTCGCGGTCATCAGAAAAGTCCGATCGCACTGTCCACGGACCAGGTCTGCCATGCCATGGCGAAGAGGGCGACGAACGATATGAGCGCCATCATGCCGTTCTGGCCCTGTTCCGCCCAGTCATGGATCATCAGGACCAGATAGATCAGATTGAGAAGGAGCCCGCCGAGGAGGGCGACCGGGGTCAGAAAGCCGACGATCAGACCGAGACCCAGGGCGAGTTCGGCGTAAACGACGACGTACGCCATGACCTTGGGGCGGGGCTGGACCACCTTGTTGAAGCCGTTCTTCACCAACGGCCACCGGTGCTTGCCCGCGACGTCCGCCGCCCAGGCGATGCCGGTGCCGCGCTCGAACCAGTCCTTCTTGTCCTTGTGGCGCCAGCTCTCCAGCCACCACAGGCCGAGACCGATGCGGAGGACGGCGAGCCATTCGGCCCCGGTGAGCCAGATGGTCTCCATCCGGGCCCCCTCTCTCTTGGCGTCTTCATTTCTGATCTCTTCGCTTCTTCATTTCTGACGACACGTCAGTTCAGCGGATGCGACGGCGTGTGCGCAAGAGGTGTGCGGGCGTGATCAATTCGCAACCGATTCCCGTCTTGACTGAGACCCATCATGTAATCGCGCGATTACGCTCACGGTTCATGGCCGCCGAAAAGGACATTGACCTCACGAACGACCGGCCCGTCTACGTCATCGGCGGCGGCCCGGGCGGTCTCGCGGCTGCCGCCGCGCTGCGGGCGCAGGGCGTACGGGCCGTGGTGCTCGAGAAGTCGGAATCCGTCGGCGCCTCCTGGCGCCGCCACTACGACCGGCTGCATCTGCACACGACCCGGCGGCTGTCGGCACTGCCCGGCCTGGCGATGCCGCGGTCGTTCGGGCGCTGGGTCTCCCGTGACGACGTGATCCGCTACCTGGAGAAGTACGCGGAGTTCCACGAGCTGGAGATCGTGACAGGGGTCGAGGTCTCCCGGATCGAGCCCTCCGGTCCCGACTGGGTGCTGCACGCGACAGGCGGCCGGGGGCTGACCGGGCGGGCGGTCGTGGTGGCCACCGGCTACAACCACACCCCCCGGCTGCCCGACTGGCCGGGCCGCGATGCGTACACCGGCGAACTGCTGCACGCGGGCGAGTACCGCAACGCCGCCCCGTACGCGGGCAAGGACGTACTGGTCGTCGGCGTCGGCAACACCGGCGCCGAGATAGCCGTCGACCTGGTGGAGGGCGGCGCCGCCCGGGTCCGCCTCGCCGTGCGGACGACCCCGCACATAGTCCGCCGCTCGACGGCGGGCTGGCCGGCCCAGCGGACCGGCATCCTGGTCCGTCGGCTGCCGGTCCGCCTGGTGGACCGGGCGGGCGAGATCATGTGCAAGGTCTCCGTCCCCGACCTCACGGAACAGGGGCTTCCGCGCCCGGACACGGGCCTGTACTCCCGCGTGAAGCAGGGCGCGATCCCGATCCAGGACGTGGGCCTGATCGACGCGGTACGGGCCGGCAAGGTCGAGCCGGTCGCCGCGCTGGAGTCCTTCGAGGACAGCAAGGCGGTCCTGGCGGACGGCACCCGGATCTCCCCGGACACGGTGATCGCGGCAACGGGCTACCGCCGGGCGCTGGAGGGTCTGGTCGGCCATCTCGGCGTCCTGGACGAGCGGGGCAAACCGGTGACACACGGCGGCCGCGCGGCGGCGCAGGCGCCGGGGCTGTACTTCACGGGGTTCACGAACCCGATCAGCGGGATGTTCCGCGAGATGGCGCTCGACGCGCGCAAGATCGCCAAGTCGCTGGCGAGGTAGCGGGGCACCAGGAATCCACGGCCCCGACTCCTGGCGACACCGGCCGGCCGGCCGAGAGTTCGCCCACCGCACCCGCAAGGAGCTCGTCGCAGTTCGGCTCGCCGCTCGACAGGAATACGGGAGTCCGGCTGGCCGAAACACTCCCCCACGGCGAAGGCCGTGGGATAGCGGGATCACTCACTTGGGTACGGGTGGGACAGCGGCCCATCGTGAGCGGCCGACGCCATCCCTGAGAACTGCGCGCGCGGTCCTGCGAACCTGCAATCCCCTGTCGTCACCAGGCTTTGCCCGCAGGACTGTTCCTGACGAGTCGTCAGGTCTGTAATCTGACTATGCGTCAGTTACCTAGGCCAACGAGCAGGAGCGGGGCTCAGCGATGCTTGGATCTACTCACGGCACCCTCACCTCCGACCTCCGTGCCCGAGTGGTGGCCTGTGGGGAGCACCCCCGCAATGCCGTCCACGACACAGCTTCGGCCACCGCGGCCGACGGCGATCTGGACGTCAGCGGGCGGCCGCTGTACGCACCCGTGCCCGATCTGGACCGGTTCTTCCGGCCCTCCTCCGTCGCCGTCGTCGGGGCGTCCGACAGCGAGGGGCGGCCCAATGCCGGGATCACCCGGCAGCTGATCGGCTGGGCCGAGCGCGTCGGGGCGCGGCTCCATCCGGTGCATCCCACCCGGGAGACCGTCTTCGGGCTGAGCTGTGTCCCTTCTGTCAGCGACCTGCCCGAGCAGGTCGATCTCGCCGTGCTTCTGGTCGCCGACCCGCTGCCGGTGATCGGGGAACTCGCGGAGGCCAAGGTGAAGTTCGCGGTGGCCTTCGCCTCCGGGTATGCCGAGACCGGCGAGGAGGGCGCGGCCGCGCAGAGGCGGCTGGCGGCCGCCGTCGAGCGGTCGGGGCTGCGGCTGCTCGGGCCGAACACCAATCTCAACGCCTTCGAGAAGTTCCGCGACGACCTCGACGGACCTGCGATCGCGCTGATCACCCAGTCCGGGCACCAGGGTCGGCCCGTCTTCAGCATGCAGGAGCTGGGCGTACGGCTCTCCCACTGGGCGCCGACCGGCAACGAGGCCGACCTGGAGACCGCCGACTTCATCTCGTACTTCGCCGAGCGCCCCGAGGTCGGGGCCATCGCCTGTTACGTGGAGGGGCTCAAGGACGGGCGGTCCTTCCTGCTCGCCGCCGACCGGGCCGCGCGGCGCGGGGTGCCGGTCATCGCGGTCAAGGTCGGGCGTACCGAGGCCGGCGCGCGGATGGCCGCCTCGCACACCGGCAAGCTGACGGGCGCGGACCAGGTGGTGGACGCGGCGATGCGGCAGTTCGGCGTGGTCCGGGTGGACGGGCTCGACGAACTCCAGGACACCTCAGCCCTGTTGGCGCGGGCACGCAGGCCCCTGGCCGAAGGGGTCGTCGTCTATTCGATCTCGGGCGGCACCGGCGCGCACTTCTCGGACCTCGCGACAGCGGCCGGGCTGAAGCTGCCGCAGCTCTGCGAGGCCAAGCAGGCCGAGCTGCACGAGTGGATACCGGAGTATCTGAGTGTGGCCAACCCCGTCGACAACGGCGGGCACCCCGTGGGCGACTGGCGCGGACGCAAGATCATCGACGCGATCCTGGCCGACCCCGATGTCGGTGTGCTGATCTGCCCGATCACCGGCCCCTTCCCGCCGATGAGCGACAAACTGGCGCAGGACCTGGTGGACGCGGCGGAGGCCACGGACAAGCTGGTCTGCGTGGTGTGGGGATCCCCCGTGGGCACGGAGGCGGCGTACCGCGAGACGCTGCTGGGATCCTCGCGGGTCGCCACCTTCCGTACGTTCGCCAACTGCATCACCGCCGTGCGCGCCTATCTGGACCACCACCGCTTCAGGGCCGGCTACCGCTCGCCCTTCGACGAGGCGCCGCGCACCCCTTCGCCCTCCTTCCGCAAGGCGCAGGCACTGATGCGCCCGGGCAAGCAGCTGAGCGAGCACGCGGCGAAGCAGCTCCTTCGGGCGTACGGGATCAGGGTGCCGCGCGAGCAGCTGGTGACCAGCGCGGCGGCGGCGGTGCGGGCGGCGGGCCTGGTCGGCTACCCGGTCGTCATGAAGGCGTCCGGCACACAGCTCGCCCACAAGAGCGAACTCGGCCTGGTCAAGGTGGGGCTGACCTCGGCCAGCCAGATCCGCGACGCCTACCGCGAGCTGACGGACATCGCCCGCTACGAGGACGTCGGCCTGGACGGGATCCTGGTCTGCCAGATGGTCGAGCGAGGCGTCGAGATGGTCGTGGGGGTCACCCAGGACGGCCTCTTCGGCCCGACGGTAACCGTGGGCCTCGGCGGGGTGCTGGTGGAGGTCCTGCACGACGCGGCCGTACGCATACCTCCCTTCGGCGAGGACCAGGCTCGCGCGATGCTCGGCGAACTGCGCGGCCGCGCACTGCTGGACGGCGTACGGGGCGGCCCGCCGGTGGATGTGGACGCGCTGGTGGAGGTCGTGCTGCGGGTCCAGCGGATGGCGCTGGAGCTGGGCGACGAACTGTCGGAGCTGGACATCAACCCCTTGATGGTGCTGCCGCGCGGGCAGGGCGCGGTGGCGCTGGACGCGCTGGCCGTCTGCCGGTGACCTCGGCCGTACGAATCGGAGCTGCTC
This window contains:
- a CDS encoding FAD-dependent monooxygenase, with translation MTKGSGTSGKLAGKTVLISGASIAGPALALWLHRYGFTPTVVERAPELRPGGYKVDLRGVSIDVCERMGILDDVRRASTDMQGGSYVDNVGATIAEMPADFFGGRVDGDDEVMRGDLAQILHERTRDDIEYIFGDSIATLTEDADGVDVTFEQGEPRRFDLVVGADGLHSHTRRLVFGDEKQFKRHLGAYISIFTAPNDLDLDRWETYHALPNKLVCAYSSGGETTAKNMFVFGAPELSYDYRDMAQQKKILADVFTGDGWEIPKMLDNAAAADDFYFDSMSLIEMDSWSKGRIVLLGDAAHCASPASGQGTGLALIGAYILAGELAAANGDHSVAYERYESLMRPGVEVNQKFAEGFAKEITVSSKRKIQLRMALVRMLPYMPWKNLIAKKITEDVQKAAFAVPVKDHKEYSVFEG
- a CDS encoding TetR/AcrR family transcriptional regulator, which codes for MRQNLARRAALVDAAIEVLAREGARGLTFRAVDAEADVPKGTASNYFANRDDLLTQAGGRIYECLRPDDATMEAMFTGPATRARTAELVREVVERVSAYSTGYLALLELRLEATRRPELRAVLTARVSEDVEANVANHLASGLPGDADAVRMIYLAANWLVVERLTLPDVFPEEQAGDLITALVERLLPPDE
- a CDS encoding pyridoxine/pyridoxamine 5'-phosphate oxidase yields the protein MDNDRQETFRELLHAQRVWDTTLPAFDPASAPHAPLPLFHRWFAEAVAAGQNEPHTMTLATVDEQGRPDVRTLMLHGADERGWHFASHATSAKGRQLAAHPEAALGFYWAAQGRQIRIRGRVTAGASAEGQADLHARSTGALAAALTGRQSEVLGSQDELAAASQAAWERAGAEPDAPVPTWTLYVLQPYEVEFFQGDERRRHVRLRYRREESGWARELLWP
- a CDS encoding Zn-ribbon domain-containing OB-fold protein, whose protein sequence is MTATPEVDDFTRPFWDAAADGRLLIRHCRACAKAHHYPREFCPHCWSEDVGWEGASGRATLYTWSVVHRNDLPPFGGRVPYTAAVVDLAEGPRMMAEIVECPEGGLSIGMELEVTFRREDGEVAVPVFRPARRR
- a CDS encoding DoxX family membrane protein encodes the protein METIWLTGAEWLAVLRIGLGLWWLESWRHKDKKDWFERGTGIAWAADVAGKHRWPLVKNGFNKVVQPRPKVMAYVVVYAELALGLGLIVGFLTPVALLGGLLLNLIYLVLMIHDWAEQGQNGMMALISFVALFAMAWQTWSVDSAIGLF
- a CDS encoding flavin-containing monooxygenase, which encodes MAAEKDIDLTNDRPVYVIGGGPGGLAAAAALRAQGVRAVVLEKSESVGASWRRHYDRLHLHTTRRLSALPGLAMPRSFGRWVSRDDVIRYLEKYAEFHELEIVTGVEVSRIEPSGPDWVLHATGGRGLTGRAVVVATGYNHTPRLPDWPGRDAYTGELLHAGEYRNAAPYAGKDVLVVGVGNTGAEIAVDLVEGGAARVRLAVRTTPHIVRRSTAGWPAQRTGILVRRLPVRLVDRAGEIMCKVSVPDLTEQGLPRPDTGLYSRVKQGAIPIQDVGLIDAVRAGKVEPVAALESFEDSKAVLADGTRISPDTVIAATGYRRALEGLVGHLGVLDERGKPVTHGGRAAAQAPGLYFTGFTNPISGMFREMALDARKIAKSLAR
- a CDS encoding acetate--CoA ligase family protein, which produces MLGSTHGTLTSDLRARVVACGEHPRNAVHDTASATAADGDLDVSGRPLYAPVPDLDRFFRPSSVAVVGASDSEGRPNAGITRQLIGWAERVGARLHPVHPTRETVFGLSCVPSVSDLPEQVDLAVLLVADPLPVIGELAEAKVKFAVAFASGYAETGEEGAAAQRRLAAAVERSGLRLLGPNTNLNAFEKFRDDLDGPAIALITQSGHQGRPVFSMQELGVRLSHWAPTGNEADLETADFISYFAERPEVGAIACYVEGLKDGRSFLLAADRAARRGVPVIAVKVGRTEAGARMAASHTGKLTGADQVVDAAMRQFGVVRVDGLDELQDTSALLARARRPLAEGVVVYSISGGTGAHFSDLATAAGLKLPQLCEAKQAELHEWIPEYLSVANPVDNGGHPVGDWRGRKIIDAILADPDVGVLICPITGPFPPMSDKLAQDLVDAAEATDKLVCVVWGSPVGTEAAYRETLLGSSRVATFRTFANCITAVRAYLDHHRFRAGYRSPFDEAPRTPSPSFRKAQALMRPGKQLSEHAAKQLLRAYGIRVPREQLVTSAAAAVRAAGLVGYPVVMKASGTQLAHKSELGLVKVGLTSASQIRDAYRELTDIARYEDVGLDGILVCQMVERGVEMVVGVTQDGLFGPTVTVGLGGVLVEVLHDAAVRIPPFGEDQARAMLGELRGRALLDGVRGGPPVDVDALVEVVLRVQRMALELGDELSELDINPLMVLPRGQGAVALDALAVCR